The following proteins are co-located in the Legionella busanensis genome:
- a CDS encoding bifunctional methionine sulfoxide reductase B/A protein, with protein sequence MTTYLDKTASLTPLAKRIICHKATEYPNTGIYNHLVGRGTYLCRRCGLALFRAESQFHSGCGWPSFDENIDKAIKQLPDKDGMRTEIVCNRCDAHLGHIFVGEYLTQKNIRHCVNSASIDFVLDKTVLDTEEAIVAGGCFWGIDHFLKLIPGVLKVEVGYIGGTVQEPSYEQVCQGSSGHYEAARIVYDPSRVNYSAIIKRFFEIHDPTQRSGQGPDIGPQYQSAIFCYDDDQYLAANALIQTLTNRGYNVATRLFEVMPFWAAEDYHQDYYAKHHKAPYCHRPELRFGS encoded by the coding sequence ATGACTACATACTTAGATAAAACAGCTAGTCTAACTCCACTTGCTAAACGTATTATTTGTCATAAAGCAACGGAATATCCTAATACAGGTATTTATAATCATCTTGTCGGTAGAGGCACATACCTTTGTAGGCGTTGCGGTTTGGCATTATTTAGAGCAGAAAGTCAATTTCACTCTGGTTGCGGATGGCCTAGTTTTGATGAAAATATTGATAAAGCCATCAAGCAATTACCTGATAAAGATGGGATGAGAACAGAAATTGTATGTAATAGATGTGATGCACACCTAGGCCATATCTTTGTAGGTGAATACTTAACTCAAAAGAATATACGACATTGTGTTAATTCCGCGTCTATTGATTTTGTTTTAGATAAAACAGTCTTAGATACTGAAGAAGCTATTGTTGCCGGTGGATGCTTTTGGGGTATTGATCATTTTTTAAAACTTATTCCTGGTGTATTAAAAGTTGAAGTAGGTTATATCGGCGGTACTGTGCAAGAACCCTCTTATGAGCAAGTGTGTCAAGGGTCAAGTGGTCACTATGAGGCTGCTCGAATTGTGTATGATCCATCTCGCGTCAATTATTCTGCTATTATTAAACGGTTTTTTGAAATTCATGATCCAACTCAACGCTCAGGTCAAGGGCCAGATATTGGGCCGCAATATCAAAGTGCTATTTTTTGCTATGATGATGACCAATATCTTGCTGCAAATGCCCTAATACAGACATTAACAAACCGTGGCTATAATGTTGCTACTAGGCTATTTGAAGTGATGCCTTTTTGGGCGGCAGAAGACTATCATCAAGACTATTATGCTAAACATCATAAAGCCCCTTATTGCCATCGTCCTGAATTACGTTTTGGTTCATAA
- the tatA gene encoding twin-arginine translocase TatA/TatE family subunit has product MGLSGVSPLSLLLILLIIIALFGTNKLKNIGSDLGSAIKSFRKALNEDNDEKKS; this is encoded by the coding sequence ATGGGATTAAGTGGAGTTAGTCCATTGTCATTATTGTTAATCCTTTTAATTATTATTGCTCTCTTTGGTACGAATAAGCTAAAAAATATTGGCTCTGATTTAGGCAGCGCAATTAAAAGCTTTCGCAAAGCATTAAATGAAGACAATGATGAGAAAAAATCATGA
- the ubiE gene encoding bifunctional demethylmenaquinone methyltransferase/2-methoxy-6-polyprenyl-1,4-benzoquinol methylase UbiE, producing the protein MSKQEKTTHFGFTPVAWHEKEKKVGAVFQSVAKNYDLMNDLMSLGIHRLWKRFTVELSQVKSGQAVLDLAGGSGDLTRLLSQKVGDQGHVVLADINAAMLSVGREKLINIGLVNNITYVQANAEILPFHNNSFHCITIAFGLRNVTNKEAALRSMFRVCKPGGKLLILEFSMPNVPGLKTIYDWYSFNILPKLGQFIAHDADSYKYLAESIRMHPSQENLKKLIEDAGFEDCQYLNLSGGIVALHIAYKY; encoded by the coding sequence ATGAGTAAGCAAGAAAAAACAACCCACTTTGGCTTTACCCCCGTCGCTTGGCATGAGAAGGAAAAAAAAGTTGGGGCTGTTTTTCAATCTGTTGCTAAAAATTACGATTTAATGAATGATCTTATGTCGCTTGGCATCCATCGTCTTTGGAAACGTTTTACGGTAGAATTAAGCCAAGTTAAATCAGGGCAGGCTGTTCTAGATTTAGCAGGTGGAAGTGGGGACTTAACACGATTATTGAGCCAAAAAGTAGGCGATCAAGGTCATGTTGTTCTTGCTGATATTAACGCCGCGATGTTAAGTGTTGGCCGTGAAAAGTTAATTAACATAGGGCTTGTTAATAACATTACCTATGTTCAAGCTAACGCTGAAATCCTACCCTTTCATAATAATAGTTTTCATTGTATTACTATTGCTTTTGGCTTGCGTAATGTTACTAACAAAGAGGCAGCATTACGCTCGATGTTTCGAGTTTGCAAACCAGGCGGTAAATTACTTATTTTAGAATTTTCTATGCCTAATGTTCCTGGCCTAAAAACTATCTATGACTGGTACTCATTTAATATTTTACCTAAATTAGGACAATTCATTGCGCATGATGCTGATAGCTATAAATACCTTGCTGAATCAATCCGGATGCATCCAAGCCAAGAAAACTTAAAAAAATTAATTGAGGACGCCGGATTTGAAGATTGTCAGTATTTGAACTTAAGTGGCGGTATCGTTGCTTTACATATCGCCTATAAATATTGA
- a CDS encoding Sec-independent protein translocase subunit TatA/TatB, which produces MNMSELLVIIIVALIAFGPNKLPMLAEHLGKFIRQLNSLKMQLTNFWQAQLKEQQLRENQQKAEQADTIYKNRD; this is translated from the coding sequence ATGAATATGAGTGAATTATTGGTGATTATCATCGTAGCCCTTATTGCTTTTGGGCCCAATAAATTACCAATGCTTGCTGAACATTTAGGCAAGTTTATTCGTCAACTTAATTCTCTCAAAATGCAGCTAACTAATTTTTGGCAAGCACAACTTAAGGAACAACAATTGCGTGAGAATCAGCAAAAAGCTGAACAAGCAGATACTATTTATAAAAATAGAGATTAA
- a CDS encoding ubiquinone biosynthesis accessory factor UbiJ, whose protein sequence is MIKKYSLKALQAAINQALFLDESMPTKIKTFEGKVIEIIVAPLNVNFYITFTTGQLCLLERVTDDPDTIIHSNPLGLIRLSFLPASKARSLFNDKIRVSGDIELGLAIKKLFDEIDIDWEGHLAHFTGDVIAYQLGSMIRRGVEFKRQLSTSLQNNMTDYLQEELRLFPTHEEVENFFTDIDHLVLEVERLHAQINLLDKQ, encoded by the coding sequence ATGATTAAAAAATATTCTTTAAAAGCATTACAGGCAGCTATTAATCAAGCTCTTTTCCTAGATGAAAGCATGCCTACAAAAATTAAAACTTTTGAAGGTAAAGTAATTGAAATTATTGTTGCGCCATTAAATGTTAACTTTTATATTACTTTTACAACAGGGCAGCTCTGTTTATTAGAGCGCGTTACAGATGATCCAGATACCATTATTCATAGTAATCCTCTCGGCCTTATACGTTTAAGTTTTTTACCTGCATCTAAAGCTCGCTCACTATTTAATGATAAAATACGAGTCTCAGGTGATATTGAACTAGGTTTAGCTATCAAAAAATTATTTGATGAAATTGATATTGACTGGGAAGGTCATTTAGCGCATTTTACAGGCGATGTTATCGCTTATCAATTAGGCTCAATGATTCGACGTGGTGTAGAGTTTAAACGTCAACTTAGCACCTCGTTACAAAACAATATGACTGATTATTTACAAGAAGAGCTACGGCTATTTCCTACCCATGAGGAAGTGGAAAACTTCTTTACTGATATTGATCATTTAGTGTTGGAAGTTGAGCGCTTACATGCTCAAATTAATCTCTTGGATAAGCAATGA
- a CDS encoding lytic murein transglycosylase, which produces MKKLIFNLLPWILSCFSSVVIASPSWNQWVATVRQEAINQGISAELFDQAFADIREPSRQVKSLARSQPEHRLTYTKYLHTRADSYRITMGRKHYGNNKALLEDVGQHFGVDPCFIVAFWGMETSYGSYMGNFPVIKSLATLAYDSTRPDFFRNELFIALRIVNDGHVTLDRFKGEWAGASGQPQFLPSSWVKFAVDYDGDGRKDIWSSKPDVFASIANYMKKNGWQTGQPWGIHVKLPNGFDKNLEGKSIVKKVSEWNAMGVRTEDGQPLPYPELDASIVQPNGGPVFLAYPNYKMILRYNNSIYYAGAIGYMADKICNRVK; this is translated from the coding sequence CTGGATTTTGAGTTGCTTTTCATCTGTTGTTATAGCTAGCCCAAGTTGGAATCAATGGGTTGCTACTGTGAGGCAAGAAGCTATTAATCAAGGCATTTCAGCCGAATTATTTGATCAAGCGTTTGCTGATATTCGTGAGCCTAGTCGGCAAGTAAAAAGCCTTGCTCGTTCACAACCTGAACATCGTCTAACGTATACCAAATATTTACATACCCGCGCAGATAGTTATCGAATTACAATGGGGCGTAAACATTATGGAAATAATAAAGCGCTTTTAGAAGATGTAGGTCAACATTTTGGCGTTGATCCTTGTTTTATTGTTGCTTTTTGGGGTATGGAAACCAGTTATGGCTCTTATATGGGTAATTTTCCAGTTATAAAATCTCTAGCAACATTAGCCTATGATTCAACAAGGCCTGATTTTTTCCGTAACGAACTATTTATTGCTCTACGCATTGTTAATGATGGTCATGTTACACTGGACCGTTTTAAAGGTGAGTGGGCAGGTGCTTCTGGCCAACCACAATTTTTACCTTCAAGCTGGGTAAAGTTCGCAGTTGATTATGATGGTGATGGCCGTAAAGATATTTGGTCAAGTAAGCCAGACGTGTTTGCTTCGATTGCTAATTATATGAAGAAAAATGGTTGGCAAACAGGTCAGCCCTGGGGCATTCATGTTAAATTACCGAATGGTTTTGATAAAAATTTAGAAGGTAAATCCATTGTCAAAAAAGTAAGTGAATGGAATGCTATGGGTGTTCGAACAGAAGACGGCCAACCCTTGCCTTATCCAGAACTAGACGCAAGTATAGTACAGCCCAATGGTGGTCCCGTTTTCTTAGCCTATCCAAATTACAAGATGATTTTACGCTATAATAATTCTATATATTATGCAGGTGCAATCGGTTATATGGCTGATAAAATTTGCAATCGCGTAAAGTAA
- the ubiB gene encoding ubiquinone biosynthesis regulatory protein kinase UbiB: protein MKSIKQLIRLIHINTILARNGLDQVIVSIPLFSALRFIVYLNPWNWFRKEQLTRGEALRKTLEDLGPIFVKFGQALSTRPDIIPADIALELCKLQDSVPPFPSEQALAIIEAAFGRSAYDVFAYFDPEPLASASMAQVHAAQLKTGEEVVVKVLRPNMRKIIDQDISLMYTIASLAERYWSAESKRLKPREIVQEFEHNLIDELDLQREAGNAGQLRRNFPNSPLLYIPEVFWDYTRENVMVMERIHGIPISDIATLKANHVDIKKLAERGVEIFFTQVFKHCFFHADMHPGNIFVSYEHPEQPQYICIDFGIIGTLNDSDKRYLAENFYAFFNRDYRRVAELHIESGWVARNTRIEEFESAIRTVCEPIFEKPLKDISFAQVVLRLFQVARRFNMEVQPQLILLQKTLLAIEGLGRQLYPELDLWATAKPFLQNWLKEQLGPRAFFRRLRENVPFFVEELPHMPRLLQEVLVLSKEEKIRSLNDLANRQRYKSTQNNWFKGLGFGIFVTMLIISLLSYLNLLNPERLTATTFTIALIGGLIYVSNLNNRS from the coding sequence ATGAAATCCATTAAACAGTTAATACGTTTAATTCATATTAATACTATTTTAGCTCGTAACGGGCTTGATCAAGTTATTGTTTCAATTCCACTCTTTTCTGCTCTACGCTTTATAGTATATTTAAACCCTTGGAACTGGTTTCGCAAAGAACAACTTACACGAGGTGAGGCACTTCGGAAAACATTAGAAGATTTAGGGCCTATTTTTGTTAAATTTGGTCAAGCATTATCTACTCGACCTGATATTATTCCTGCTGATATTGCTTTAGAGCTTTGTAAATTACAAGACAGTGTCCCTCCTTTTCCTAGCGAGCAAGCGTTAGCTATTATTGAAGCAGCGTTTGGGCGATCAGCCTATGATGTTTTTGCCTACTTTGATCCAGAGCCTCTTGCTTCTGCATCAATGGCTCAAGTACATGCTGCACAATTAAAAACAGGTGAAGAGGTGGTAGTAAAGGTTTTACGCCCTAATATGCGTAAAATTATCGACCAAGATATTAGCCTTATGTATACCATTGCATCTCTTGCGGAGCGTTACTGGTCAGCAGAGAGCAAGCGACTTAAGCCGCGAGAAATAGTTCAAGAATTTGAGCATAATTTAATAGACGAACTTGATTTACAACGAGAAGCAGGCAACGCTGGCCAATTACGCCGCAATTTTCCAAATTCACCTTTATTATATATTCCTGAAGTTTTTTGGGACTATACTCGCGAAAATGTCATGGTTATGGAACGTATTCATGGCATTCCAATAAGTGATATTGCTACATTAAAAGCTAATCATGTTGATATTAAGAAACTAGCAGAACGTGGTGTAGAAATCTTTTTCACCCAAGTCTTTAAACATTGTTTTTTTCACGCTGATATGCATCCAGGCAATATTTTTGTTTCTTATGAGCATCCAGAACAACCACAATATATTTGTATTGATTTTGGCATTATTGGTACCTTAAATGATAGCGATAAACGTTACCTAGCTGAAAATTTCTATGCATTTTTTAATCGCGATTATCGTCGGGTTGCCGAACTGCATATAGAATCTGGTTGGGTTGCTAGAAATACACGTATTGAAGAATTTGAAAGCGCTATTCGTACTGTTTGTGAACCCATTTTTGAAAAGCCATTAAAAGATATCTCTTTCGCCCAAGTCGTTTTACGACTTTTTCAAGTTGCTAGACGTTTTAATATGGAAGTCCAACCTCAGTTAATTCTTTTACAAAAAACGCTTTTAGCCATTGAGGGCTTAGGCAGGCAACTCTACCCAGAACTTGATTTATGGGCAACAGCAAAGCCTTTTTTACAAAATTGGTTAAAAGAGCAGCTAGGACCAAGAGCGTTTTTTAGACGATTACGTGAAAACGTTCCCTTCTTTGTTGAAGAATTACCTCATATGCCTCGTCTATTACAAGAAGTATTAGTACTTAGTAAAGAAGAGAAAATTCGGTCCTTAAATGATCTTGCTAATCGTCAACGCTATAAATCAACTCAAAACAATTGGTTTAAAGGTTTAGGCTTCGGCATTTTCGTCACTATGCTTATAATAAGTTTACTTAGCTATTTAAATTTACTTAATCCAGAAAGATTAACTGCTACAACCTTTACTATTGCTTTAATTGGCGGTTTAATTTACGTAAGTAACCTTAATAACAGGAGTTGA